In the genome of Leptotrichia sp. HSP-536, the window TTAAAAAACTCTTTTCCAAACGAGAAATTATTATCAGAAAAATTATTTTTATTTTTTAAATTTTCATTTTTCTTATTTTCCTGTCCATTTTTAAATTTTCTCTTGTTGTCATACTCCTTTCTCTTTTTCTCATCTCCAAGAATTTCATAAGCCTCTGTTATTTCCCGAAACTTTTTTACAGCTTCATCATCTCCAGGGTTTTTGTCAGGATGATATTTTATAGCCAATTTTCTATATTTCTTCTTTATTTCTAAAAAATCGGCATCTTCTTTTATTTCTAGTATTCTATAATAATCCATTTTCCTTCCTTTTTATTAATTTTATTTTAACTATATTTAAATAATACTATATTTTTATACTTTTGTCAATATTTTTTTAATTTATTTTAAATTTAAAACAAATTATAAAAAAAACAGATGAAAAATCTTCACCTGATTTTATAATAATATCTTCTATATACACGTCCAATTTATAAAAAGTGAACTACTACTAGCCCTACAACTTCTTGCTAATATTCATTAAATCTACTCCACAATTCATCAATAGCCTGTGATTTAAATTCTTTCGCCTTGAATTGCATATTATTCGTATTCCATTTAGTACCTTTGTAAAAACATCCTGCAGCAGACTCAAAATCATTATCGTTTCCATTTATCAAATCGTATATCTGACGTATTTGACTTATTTCCCTTAGATGATCTTTATATGCATCCACTACTTCCTGATATGTTGCATTTTCAAAAACTCTGTTTGTTCCAGGAACAATTCCATTATCAACTTTTTCTATTTCTCCTACAATTCTGCAATAATCTTCATATGATGCCTGTACATTGGCATTATCACTTAAACTGACAGATGGATTTAAAATTAATTCTGCCCATTCTGTAACTTTGAACGAATATGTAGAAGAATGTCCATTAGGTTTTAAATAAGTATACCCATTTATTATTTCATGTCGATTATCAACTGGAGGTTTTCTAGTAACATTACTACTATTAGTATTAGTATTAGCATTAGCATTAGTACTACCTGTTTGAAGATTTTGTGAATCTGGTTTATTTGGTAAGACATCTACTGTTGAAACACTTGGAAATGAATTTTGCCTTTGATATTCTCTTATCTGATTAATTATAAAAAAGATTCCTGTTCCTATTATTAAAATAGCTATTATTATGATAAAAGGAATAAAAATTCCTATAGATGATTTCTTCTTGCTATAATTATTATAGTTATTATAATTACTGCTACTATAATCATTTTTAGTATTTTCTGTTGTGTTATAAAGTTCTCTTTCAATATTCATATCTGAAAAATTAGGATACTTTTTTTTGAATAATTCATATTTTTCTCTTGCTATTCCATAATTTTTAAAATTAATGTGATGTCTTATTTCTGATATTTCTTTCATTATTTCTTCTAACTTTATTTCAATTATTCTAATTCTAGGATTCTCTTCCCAATGAACTCTTGCCTCATTCAAATATTTTTGAGCTTCGTCTAATTTAAAATTATTTATTGCTTCAAAAGCCTTATTACAAAAATCATTACTAAAGTTTTTTAATATTTCATTTTCATTATTATTTAAAATATCATAAAGAATTTTTTTTTGTTTACAAAAACCTATAAAAATATCCTGAGCTTCTTTAGCATTGTTCAATATTTCATTTATATCATTAATAAAATTATTACTTTGTACTGTTGAAAGTTTTTCCGTAGTAAGATTGAAAGTTCTTTGTGTTCTTTCTAATATTTTTTCAACTTTTTTATAGTCCAAGTATTTTAAATATTCATCGTATTCTTTTTTCATATCAGGATTTTTTAACATTTCTTCACATTTACTATATAATTTTTTTTTAGTAGATGTTTCCTCATTTGATTTTAATAATTTTGCTCTTTTTTCATCAATTATTTCTTTACTTAAATTTCTAAAATCTAAATCTTCTGAAGCTAAAAAATCGTATAAATTCTCTTTATTTAATGTTTTTAGAAATATTCCAATTTCTGAAAATGAATAACTAAATTCTTTATTTATATATTTGAAATATTTTTTATAAGCATCATTTTTGGTATATTCTATTTTTTTACCACTACTTTGAATTCGTTTCACTAATAAATTTTCATCAATTTTTGTCGTTTCTACAATTTTATTTAATAATTCTTCAGTAATAACAGAAATATCCCCAAGGTCTCTTAAAATTTCATCTACTGGTTTAAAATAGTTATCTACTGCATTTTTTATCAATTCTTTTCTTATGTTATTTTCACCTAACATTTGTTCTTGTATAACTCCTTTATTATACAAATTAGAATATATTTTATATTCTTCTTTAAGATTTCTTTTGGATATCCATTCTTTTTGCTTTTCTTCTATTCTATCCTCAATTTTATCCTCATCTTCTTCAGCAATTGGATAAAATACCAACTCGAGTATTTCATACCAGTTGTATTCAATTTTAGCTTTTTCTGACATTTTTTTCTCCTTTATTTCTCATCATTTTCCAATTCCTTGAAATATTTTGATGATATCACTTTAAAACTAAACTTAAAATTAGCTATTTTATTCAATTTTAGAATAATTTCAATTAGAGAACTTTCTGGAAGTCTTTCAGGTAATTCTAATATTGCATCTCCTATTTTTAAATTCTCATCATCATTTCAGGTGATACTGTTAAATCTTCCTTATAATCCTTTGCATTTAGTTCTTTTTCGTCACCATTTACTTTTACTTTCACTAAATTTTTGAGTTAATGCCTTTTTTGCTTGTGGCATTCTTGTGGAACCGCTAACTAAAAGTATTTCATCAATTTTTCCATATCCTTTTTTTCTTGCAGCTTCAATTGCTTCTTCAGTTTTTTTCAAAGTTTCATCAAGCAAAGCGGATGTTATTTCATCAAATTTATCTCTAATTATAAATATTTTTTCTCAAATTATCGATTTTTTTATTTCAAAAAATTTATACGAATACATAATCGCATTATATCATATTCATTAGCAAATTTCATTAATTTTTTAAAAAGAAACAACATTAAAATGCACAATGAAAATTTTTAAACTTCACAAAAAAGACATAAATTTTACATAATTTTGACAAAATTAAATGATACTATATTAGTGTTCTAGAAAAGAAATAAAAATTTGAATGGAGTGATTTATATGAAAAATACTTTAAAGAAAATAATCGCAGTTTTAGGAATTACAGGAATATCAATAGTGTCATTTGCTGTTCCGCCTACAAATGTACGAAAACCAAAAACTAATATTAGTCAATCTAAAAAGAAATTACCGCCTAAAAAGAAATCATCAAGTAAAGACGATAAAAGAATTAAAAACTTTATAAAACAGCATCCAGTAAAAAAAGATGAACCTCAAAGAAGGAAAAAGAAATAATAGAATAAAAATATTTAAATATAAAATCTTTACATCATATTACTCAAAAAAGACTGTACCAGAAATAAATAAATAAATAAATAAATGAACTGCACCTAAAATTTTAGACATAAAACAGAAGGTGCAGTTTTTTTATTTTTATTAATTTTACTTTCTTTAATTTTTATAAATCAGATAAAAAACGGAGTTTTAATAAATAATCCTTATTTTCTTCGTTTAAAAATTTATTTTTAGTATAAATTTAATTTATATGTTAAATAATACAATGGTTTATTTTGATTCTGCATTGCAAAATCATACTCGTTAAATGCTTTTTTAGCTTGTGGAATATTTTTTTGAAGCTGTGCAGATAAATCAACTTTTGCTACAATCATATTTAGAAGAGTCTTTAATTTTTGAGACAAATCCTGTTCCAGATAAATATTTTCTACAGCATAATTTTTATGCAACTTCAAATCTTTTGCCATAATTTTTATAACTTCATCAAGACTTGCAATCCCATCAACTAGTTTTATATCCTTAGCTTCATCTCCAAGCCAAATTCTACCTTGTGCATAGCTTTCAAGAACATTTTCATCAATTTTACGATTTTTGGAAACTCGTGATTTAAATTCATTGTATGTTTCTTGCATTGATTGACTAATTTTGGCTCGTGATTCTTCTGACAATGGAGCAAAACTATCATTAATATCAGAATATTTTCCTTTTGATATTGAATTTGAATGAACTCCGTATTTATCCTGTGTATTGTAAAGTTTAGGCAGCATTGAAACTACACCGATTGAACCAGTAATTGTAGCATTGTTTGCGAAGACTTTTTTTCCTGCCATTGAGATGTAGTAACCTCCAGAGGCAGTAGTATCAGCCATTGAAACATAAATTGGAATTTTCAGTTTTGTCAGTTCCTGATAAATTACTTCAGAAGCAAGTGCTGAACCTCCTCCTGAATTTACACGAAATACAATTCCTTTTAAATTTTTAGTTTGCATAGCTTTTTCAATTTTTTGAAGAATATTGTCAGGCGTAATAGTTCCTTCTGTAATACCGTCCGCATCGTATAAAATTGAACCTTCAGCATAAATTACAGCAATTGTCCCATTTCTTGAATTTCCAGTTTTTTCATATTGAACTCTTTTTTGATAGTAATCTGTAATATCTGCAATATTATTTTCACTAATATTCAATCGCTCTGTCAAAGTGGAAAATTGTTCCAATTTATCAACTAAACCTTTATCACGTGCTGAAAATGGTGTTAAACTAGTAATATTTCCATTTACGATATCACTATTTAAAACATTTTTATCAACTTTACGGTTTTTAGAAACATCGGTAATAAATTTGTTGTATCTGTTTTCCAAAATTCTTGTCAATTCAGAACGTAATTCTGGCGTCATATCATTTCCAACATATTCTTCTCCATAAGACTTGTAATTTCCGATACGGACAACTTCCATATTTACTCCAAGCTTATCAAATAGTCCCTTATAATAAAGATCTGAATAATGATATCCTGTTAAATCAAGGCTTGCCGAAGAGGAAGGAACCATTACAACTTCATTTGCAATAGAAGCTAGCTTATAATTGGCATTTGTAATATAGGCACCAAAAGCATATATTTTTTTATTATTTGCCTTTAATTCTTCAAATTTTTTAGTCAATTCTTCGATTTTGGCAGATGATAAATCTATCGTATCCAAAGCGATAATTACACCTTTTACTTGATTATTATTTTTTATATCATCCAAACTATTTAAAATATCCATATAGGATAGTTTTTCATCTGATAAAAAATTAGAACCTAAGATTTTATCTTCACTAACATTAGAAACATTAAAAAGTATGTATTCATAACTTTTTTCAGGTTTATCTTTAAAATTAAAAATTGCAATGGCAGCTATTCCAATAATAAAAATTATAAATATAAATAGCGACATCTTTAAAAAAAATGAATATATCTCTTTTAACGTAAAAATCAAAAACTTTTTCAAAAAGTCTAAAAATTTCATTTTTTATTTTCCTCCTCATCTAACTTTACATAAATTTAAGTTTTTCAAATTATATCACTTTAATCTACAAATATCAATAAATATAAATAATTTTTCTATAGTTTCAATATATCTAAACTCGCACTTTTCCTTAAATTATTGACAAAAATAAAAAGTAATGTATAATTAAATTATAAATTTTTTAATATATCTAAACAAATCAATTATAAGGAGATGATTTAAAATGAAAAAACTTATTATATTAGGAATTATCACTTTAGCACATGCAGTGCAGGCAGGATATTTAGAAGATGGGAATTCATATTATAAAAATAAAAATTATCAGAAAGCTGAACAAATGTACTTAAAAGCAATCCAAGAAAATAATATTGAGGGTATGACTAATTTAGGCCAGTTATACTATAAACAAGGTAAATATGAGGAAGCCGAACAAATGTATCTGAACGCTGTTCAAAAGGGCAATACTAATGCCCTGTATAATTTAGCAATTTTATACGAAGATCACAATGAAGCTGAACAAATGTATCTGAACGCTGTTCAAAAGGGTAATGTTGATGCTATATTTAATTTGGGACTTTTATACTTTAAACAAGAAAAATATAATAAAGCTGAACAAATGTTTTTAAAAGCTATCCAAAAAGAAGATGTTGAAGCTATGAATAATTTGGGGGTTTTATATAGAAAACAAAATAAAGACGATAAAGCTGAACAAATGTTTTTAAAAGCCATTCAAAAAGATTATATTCCAGCTATGTTTAATTTAGGAAGGTTGTATATAGATCAAAAAAAATACAATAAAGCAAAAAAATATCTCAAAATGGTAATTGA includes:
- a CDS encoding J domain-containing protein encodes the protein MDYYRILEIKEDADFLEIKKKYRKLAIKYHPDKNPGDDEAVKKFREITEAYEILGDEKKRKEYDNKRKFKNGQENKKNENLKNKNNFSDNNFSFGKEFFKSASEMKEMFENSFNLNKMGKKKAEMEKENIKGQFESFFDMQNKK
- a CDS encoding Hsp70 family protein, which codes for MKKTEEAIEAARKKGYGKIDEILLVSGSTRMPQAKKALTQKFSESKSKW
- the sppA gene encoding signal peptide peptidase SppA, with amino-acid sequence MKFLDFLKKFLIFTLKEIYSFFLKMSLFIFIIFIIGIAAIAIFNFKDKPEKSYEYILFNVSNVSEDKILGSNFLSDEKLSYMDILNSLDDIKNNNQVKGVIIALDTIDLSSAKIEELTKKFEELKANNKKIYAFGAYITNANYKLASIANEVVMVPSSSASLDLTGYHYSDLYYKGLFDKLGVNMEVVRIGNYKSYGEEYVGNDMTPELRSELTRILENRYNKFITDVSKNRKVDKNVLNSDIVNGNITSLTPFSARDKGLVDKLEQFSTLTERLNISENNIADITDYYQKRVQYEKTGNSRNGTIAVIYAEGSILYDADGITEGTITPDNILQKIEKAMQTKNLKGIVFRVNSGGGSALASEVIYQELTKLKIPIYVSMADTTASGGYYISMAGKKVFANNATITGSIGVVSMLPKLYNTQDKYGVHSNSISKGKYSDINDSFAPLSEESRAKISQSMQETYNEFKSRVSKNRKIDENVLESYAQGRIWLGDEAKDIKLVDGIASLDEVIKIMAKDLKLHKNYAVENIYLEQDLSQKLKTLLNMIVAKVDLSAQLQKNIPQAKKAFNEYDFAMQNQNKPLYYLTYKLNLY
- a CDS encoding tetratricopeptide repeat protein; protein product: MKKLIILGIITLAHAVQAGYLEDGNSYYKNKNYQKAEQMYLKAIQENNIEGMTNLGQLYYKQGKYEEAEQMYLNAVQKGNTNALYNLAILYEDHNEAEQMYLNAVQKGNVDAIFNLGLLYFKQEKYNKAEQMFLKAIQKEDVEAMNNLGVLYRKQNKDDKAEQMFLKAIQKDYIPAMFNLGRLYIDQKKYNKAKKYLKMVIDLGNENNLVTKEAQEVYKKMIQAGY